The Eurosta solidaginis isolate ZX-2024a chromosome 4, ASM4086904v1, whole genome shotgun sequence genome includes a window with the following:
- the LOC137247570 gene encoding uncharacterized protein → MSSHTRRLKYKEIEEYLLEDIPSGSESICDDENDEEDREDEPNSLVLGDFIGEAQVHDYDSFDSDDDLPLSSSVRQNPDSTNSNIAQSNKLTTIAPKWKKNYRMDIPGEFLKVWVCMPISHIDCRSPYIYTLGY, encoded by the coding sequence ATGTCAAGTCACACGCGCCGTCTTAAATATAAAGAAATTGAAGAATACTTGTTGGAAGACATTCCTTCAGGTAGCGAGAGCATTTGTGACGATGAGAATGACGAAGAAGATAGGGAAGATGAGCCAAATTCGCTGGTGTTAGGTGATTTTATTGGAGAAGCTCAAGTTCATGATTATGACAGCTTTGATTCCGATGATGACCTCCCTTTATCTAGCTCAGTACGTCAGAATCCTGATTCTACAAACTCGAACATCGCACAATCTAACAAGCTGACTACAATAGCTCCAAAATGGAAGAAGAATTATAGGATGGATATACCCGGTGAGTTTCTGAAAGTGTGGGTATGTATGCCCATTAGTCATATTGACTGTAGAAgcccatacatatatacattgggTTATTAG
- the LOC137248403 gene encoding piggyBac transposable element-derived protein 4-like: MKEPNVSRQVLGQNIIRERSGPARCTEMLSIEQTFKCFMNVEMADIIMRHTNKLAKETYNAYNNAHPNTTPKSWTPVSITELYAFFGILIMTGANHSNGEHVLDLWSVKNYSLYRATTGVNRFCSILRFLRFDDKNTRARCLLTDKAAPISELWTMMNNNLAAHYKPSSCLTIDEQLFPYRGRTRFTQYIPSKPAKYGVKVWWICDATNAYPLHGQIYTGQAETGRETNQGERVVKDLSTKYQGSGRNITMDNFFTTLPVAELLLTWKLTIVGTLRKNKSYIPQEMKQNKNRIIGSTTFGFKNNVTMCSYVPKKNKAVILLSTMHNDAEIADSGKPEIIEYYNRTKGGVDRMDQMFAEYPTQRQTKRWPLAMFFNMLDITALAAYIVYDLNNPMLPWRTNNKRKQILRSLAEALKPVP, encoded by the coding sequence ATGAAAGAACCAAATGTAAGTCGTCAGGTACTCGGACAAAATATTATAAGAGAACGTTCTGGACCAGCTAGATGCACTGAAATGTTGTCAATAGAGCAAACATTCAAATGTTTCATGAACGTTGAAATGGCTGATATAATTATGCGCCACACAAATAAGTTAGCAAAAGAAACTTATAATGCTTACAACAATGCGCATCCAAACACAACTCCTAAGTCATGGACGCCTGTGTCAATAACAGAGCTGTATGCATTTTTTGGCATACTTATTATGACTGGTGCGAACCATAGCAATGGAGAACATGTTCTAGATTTATGGAGCGTCAAAAACTATTCTTTATATCGCGCCACAACGGGAGTCAACCGTTTCTGTTCGATATTGCGGTTCCTAAGATTTGACGATAAAAACACTCGTGCAAGATGCTTACTAACTGATAAAGCAGCACCGATCAGTGAGTTGTGGACGATGATGAACAATAATCTTGCTGCACATTACAAGCCCAGCTCATGCTTGACGATTGATGAACAATTATTTCCTTACCGTGGACGCACACGGTTTACGCAGTACATACCGTCAAAACCTGCTAAATATGGTGTCAAGGTTTGGTGGATTTGCGATGCCACAAatgcatatccactgcatggacaaatatatactggccaagcagAAACTGGTAGGGAAACGAACCAAGGCGAACGAGTGGTGAAGGATTTGTCTACCAAATACCAAGGAAGTGGCCGAAACATTacaatggacaatttttttacgaCCTTGCCAGTTGCAGAACTGCTTCTCACCTGGAAACTCACGATCGTTGGAACTTTGCGCAAAAACAAATCATATATTCCTCAAGAAATGAAGCAGAACAAAAACAGGATAATTGGTTCAACGACATTTGGCTTCAAAAATAATGTGACAATGTGCTCTTatgttccaaaaaaaaataaagcagtaaTTTTGCTTTCGACCATGCATAATGATGCTGAAATAGCTGACAGTGGGAAACctgaaataattgaatattataatCGTACCAAAGGTGGTGTTGATCGAATGGACCAAATGTTTGCGGAATATCCAACACAAAGACAAACAAAACGATGGCCACTAGCGATGTTCTTCAACATGTTGGACATTACAGCTCTTGCAGCCTACATTGTCTACGATTTGAATAACCCTATGTTGCCTTGGAGAACAAACAACAAGCGTAAGCAGATCCTGCGCAGCTTGGCTGAAGCATTGAAGCCAGTGCCATAA